In a single window of the Labilithrix sp. genome:
- a CDS encoding glycosyltransferase family 2 protein encodes MAQVPFVTLAVPCFNEERHIEAFLADVFAQDYPSSSIEVLIGDGMSTDRTREILARIAETNPKLRVIDNPKRLQAAAMNQMIAAAKGDVIVRLDVHARYAKDFVSKCVEVLRETGAQNVGGPARPAAEASWFQRALCAALESKLAVGNSSYRDLGAEGWVESVFPGAFPRGVFDVVGGFDPNAITNEDAELNQRIHAAGGRVYLSQKIVVHYYPRDSYKGLAKQYFKYGQGRARTMLKHGGLPSIRPMLPFFLVVGGTTLAVTSPFHPLLLPALGLYAAGSAVEAVRVAKKTGQLHLAPVVATIFPVIHVSHGLGFGAGLLKYLLSPDWQKDDAAAPAKTFADAREVRAVMRQALATPGAPEPAMA; translated from the coding sequence ATGGCGCAGGTCCCCTTCGTCACCCTCGCGGTCCCGTGCTTCAACGAGGAGCGGCACATCGAGGCCTTCCTCGCCGACGTGTTCGCGCAGGACTACCCGTCGTCGTCGATCGAGGTCCTCATCGGCGACGGCATGAGCACCGATCGCACGCGGGAGATCCTCGCGCGCATCGCCGAGACGAACCCGAAGCTACGCGTCATCGACAACCCGAAGCGCCTCCAGGCCGCGGCGATGAACCAGATGATCGCGGCGGCGAAGGGCGACGTCATCGTGCGGCTCGACGTGCACGCGCGCTACGCGAAGGACTTCGTGAGCAAGTGCGTCGAGGTCCTGCGCGAGACGGGCGCGCAGAACGTCGGCGGCCCCGCGCGTCCGGCGGCGGAGGCGAGCTGGTTCCAGCGCGCGCTGTGCGCGGCGCTCGAGAGCAAGCTCGCGGTCGGCAACTCGTCGTACCGCGACCTCGGCGCGGAGGGCTGGGTCGAGAGCGTCTTCCCGGGCGCGTTCCCGCGCGGCGTCTTCGACGTCGTCGGCGGCTTCGATCCCAACGCGATCACGAACGAGGACGCGGAGCTCAACCAGCGCATCCACGCCGCGGGCGGGCGCGTGTACCTCTCGCAGAAGATCGTCGTCCACTACTACCCGCGCGACTCGTACAAGGGCCTCGCGAAGCAGTACTTCAAGTACGGCCAGGGCCGCGCGCGCACGATGCTCAAGCACGGCGGCCTGCCCTCCATCCGTCCGATGCTGCCGTTCTTCCTCGTCGTCGGCGGGACGACGCTCGCGGTCACGTCGCCGTTCCACCCGCTGCTGTTGCCCGCGCTCGGTCTCTACGCGGCGGGCTCCGCGGTCGAGGCCGTCCGCGTCGCGAAGAAGACGGGCCAGCTCCACCTCGCGCCGGTGGTCGCGACGATCTTCCCCGTCATCCACGTGTCGCACGGCCTCGGCTTCGGCGCGGGCCTCCTCAAGTACCTGCTGAGCCCGGACTGGCAGAAAGACGACGCCGCCGCCCCGGCGAAGACGTTCGCCGACGCGCGCGAGGTCCGGGCCGTGATGCGGCAAGCCCTCGCGACGCCGGGCGCGCCCGAGCCTGCGATGGCGTGA
- a CDS encoding DUF4091 domain-containing protein: MFASASLARSLAVAAALYAVDDGDKIKEDEAPGALARGEENPVWAPGKPIRLIALKNETVSFQVVVAAGDEALSGVTVDLEALRAGAGAIANAPGATDPARFVGRPIERFVEHFLDVPRASGGAYAGESLGWAPGSGPPPGRWTGRIPDALIPVEIAPAWRPYPLAIAPRKNGIVWIDVTIGARQPAGVYRGDVVVRAQGEALGTLPIELDVADATLPDRPLRTMLGWDRSELDRRLGKENGDAAEKHLLQLFHRHRVAPMLRATELPEVKRQLPALDGSLYTAAQGYEGPAPARGVGVLALGAFGELGDPGPEQVRFVAEAAALLAATQTLATTDAFVYAEDEDCASPRAAAWKKRLGEAGVQGIRVGWTCNEDPAKQPVDIVMQEARLGRARGKAVWTYNGRLPWTGTVVTDAPATSLRADGWIAALWDVERWFLWETTAWFDENKGGHGPFDPFVKAETFHNASGDWSMGDGVLVYPGTQVAPFSHSLGFAGVVASIRLKNWRRGIEDAGYYHLAHAADPARAERIARELVPAAFETAKEGKPAAWPDASKPWFDARAKLRALIPPGTDGGPGRGAEPAKPATSEPPPRCGCRGCHQGGGSALLVGLVWLAASRRRRSASRHTTLLLASNAPRYRGSGEAGEARR; encoded by the coding sequence ATGTTCGCGTCCGCGAGCCTGGCGCGTAGCCTCGCCGTCGCCGCCGCGCTCTACGCGGTCGACGACGGCGACAAGATCAAGGAAGACGAGGCGCCGGGCGCGCTCGCGCGCGGCGAGGAGAACCCGGTCTGGGCGCCGGGCAAGCCGATCCGGCTCATCGCGCTCAAGAACGAGACGGTGAGCTTCCAGGTCGTCGTCGCGGCGGGCGACGAGGCGCTCTCGGGCGTCACGGTCGATCTCGAGGCGCTCCGCGCCGGCGCCGGCGCGATCGCGAACGCGCCCGGCGCGACGGATCCCGCGCGCTTCGTCGGCCGCCCGATCGAGCGGTTCGTCGAGCACTTCCTCGACGTGCCGCGCGCGTCGGGCGGCGCGTACGCGGGCGAGTCGCTCGGCTGGGCGCCGGGCTCCGGCCCGCCGCCGGGGCGCTGGACCGGACGGATCCCCGACGCGTTGATCCCGGTGGAGATCGCGCCGGCGTGGCGCCCCTACCCGCTCGCGATCGCGCCGCGGAAGAACGGCATCGTCTGGATCGACGTGACGATCGGCGCGCGCCAGCCCGCCGGCGTCTACCGCGGCGACGTCGTCGTGCGGGCGCAGGGCGAGGCGCTCGGGACGTTGCCGATCGAGCTCGACGTCGCCGACGCGACGCTCCCCGATCGTCCGCTCCGCACGATGCTCGGCTGGGATCGCAGCGAGCTCGATCGACGCCTCGGGAAGGAGAACGGCGACGCGGCGGAGAAGCACCTCCTCCAGCTCTTCCATCGTCATCGCGTCGCGCCGATGCTCCGCGCGACCGAGCTCCCCGAGGTGAAGCGGCAGCTCCCTGCCCTCGACGGCTCGCTCTACACCGCGGCGCAGGGCTACGAAGGACCCGCGCCCGCGCGCGGCGTCGGGGTCCTCGCGCTCGGCGCGTTCGGCGAGCTCGGCGATCCGGGTCCCGAGCAGGTCCGCTTCGTCGCGGAGGCGGCGGCGTTGCTCGCGGCGACGCAGACGCTCGCGACGACGGACGCGTTCGTGTACGCCGAGGACGAGGACTGCGCGAGCCCGCGCGCGGCGGCGTGGAAGAAGCGCCTCGGCGAAGCGGGTGTGCAGGGGATCCGCGTCGGGTGGACGTGCAACGAGGATCCCGCGAAGCAGCCGGTCGACATCGTGATGCAGGAGGCGCGCCTCGGTCGCGCGCGCGGCAAGGCGGTGTGGACGTACAACGGGCGGCTGCCGTGGACCGGCACGGTCGTGACGGACGCGCCGGCGACGAGCTTGCGCGCCGACGGATGGATCGCCGCGCTCTGGGACGTCGAGCGCTGGTTCCTCTGGGAGACCACCGCGTGGTTCGACGAGAACAAAGGTGGCCACGGGCCCTTCGATCCGTTCGTGAAGGCGGAGACGTTCCACAACGCGTCCGGCGACTGGTCGATGGGCGACGGCGTCCTCGTGTACCCCGGCACGCAGGTCGCGCCGTTCTCGCATTCGCTCGGCTTCGCCGGCGTCGTCGCATCGATCCGCCTGAAGAACTGGCGCCGCGGGATCGAGGACGCGGGCTACTACCACCTCGCGCACGCGGCCGATCCGGCGCGCGCGGAGCGGATCGCGCGGGAGCTCGTGCCGGCCGCGTTCGAGACGGCGAAGGAGGGGAAGCCCGCCGCGTGGCCCGACGCGAGCAAGCCGTGGTTCGACGCGCGCGCGAAGCTCAGGGCGTTGATCCCGCCCGGCACCGACGGCGGCCCCGGTCGCGGCGCCGAGCCGGCGAAGCCCGCGACGAGCGAGCCGCCGCCGCGCTGCGGCTGCCGCGGCTGCCATCAAGGCGGAGGATCGGCGCTGCTGGTGGGCCTCGTCTGGCTCGCTGCTTCACGGCGGCGACGTTCGGCCTCTCGACACACCACGTTGTTGCTCGCATCGAACGCGCCTCGGTATCGTGGTTCGGGCGAAGCCGGCGAAGCGCGGCGGTAG
- a CDS encoding glycosyltransferase encodes MSRALIVAYAFPPTGGAGVQRISKMVKYLPAHGVTPSVLTVSNPSVPVTDASLTRDLPPDLDVIRARTFEPGYGAKKAAWEAAADASPSLRKQAVKTASGFVRQLMYPDVQLLWLPGATAALAKTLVTSPPDVVLISGPPFSPFLLAPLAHARSAVILDYRDEWSVIRKNYEMTGAAIGNLIGDPLEALLLKRAEMVTTATEEFRRDMLERFPFLDPSSVVAIPNGYDRDDFPADLPAPPRDEFVISYVGTVFKLMSPKGLLAAVQKLHEREPELAKLLHVRFIGRIVDSEAALFEGMERYGVERVGYVAHEEAVRSLATSHLVLVVLDDTDGVERMYPAKTFEAMAIGRPTLVLAPADSALAHLVRKHEVGDLLPPRDEEAICAYLAQKLRAWRDGDRGVPASSPVDIETFDRKNTAGRFADVMREAMRRRRDSS; translated from the coding sequence ATGTCGCGAGCGCTCATCGTCGCGTACGCATTTCCGCCCACCGGCGGCGCCGGCGTCCAGCGCATCTCGAAGATGGTGAAGTACCTGCCGGCGCACGGCGTCACGCCGTCGGTCCTCACGGTCTCGAACCCCTCCGTGCCCGTCACCGACGCGTCGCTCACGCGTGACCTCCCGCCGGACCTCGACGTCATCCGCGCGCGCACGTTCGAGCCGGGCTACGGCGCGAAGAAGGCGGCGTGGGAGGCGGCCGCCGACGCGTCGCCGTCGCTGCGCAAGCAGGCGGTGAAGACGGCGAGCGGCTTCGTGCGGCAGCTCATGTACCCCGACGTGCAGCTGCTCTGGCTGCCGGGCGCCACCGCCGCGCTCGCGAAGACGCTCGTGACGAGCCCGCCCGACGTCGTCCTCATCAGCGGCCCTCCGTTCTCGCCCTTCCTCCTCGCGCCGCTCGCGCACGCGCGCTCCGCCGTCATCCTCGACTACCGCGACGAGTGGAGCGTCATCCGCAAGAACTACGAGATGACCGGCGCGGCGATCGGCAACCTCATCGGCGACCCGCTCGAGGCGCTCCTCTTGAAGCGCGCCGAGATGGTGACGACCGCGACGGAGGAGTTCCGGCGCGACATGCTCGAGCGCTTCCCGTTCCTCGATCCGTCGTCCGTCGTCGCGATCCCGAACGGCTACGACCGGGACGACTTCCCCGCCGACCTCCCCGCGCCGCCGCGCGACGAGTTCGTCATCTCGTACGTCGGCACCGTGTTCAAGCTGATGAGCCCGAAGGGGCTCCTCGCCGCGGTGCAGAAGCTCCACGAGCGCGAGCCCGAGCTCGCGAAGCTCCTCCACGTCCGCTTCATCGGCCGCATCGTCGACAGCGAGGCCGCGCTCTTCGAAGGGATGGAGCGGTACGGCGTCGAGCGCGTCGGCTACGTCGCGCACGAGGAGGCGGTGCGGAGCCTCGCGACGAGCCACCTCGTCCTCGTCGTCCTCGACGACACCGACGGCGTCGAGCGCATGTACCCGGCGAAGACGTTCGAGGCGATGGCGATCGGCCGCCCCACCCTCGTCCTCGCGCCGGCGGACAGCGCGCTCGCGCACCTCGTTCGCAAGCACGAGGTCGGCGACCTCCTCCCGCCGCGCGACGAGGAGGCGATCTGCGCGTACCTCGCGCAGAAGCTCCGCGCGTGGCGCGACGGCGATCGCGGCGTGCCTGCCTCGAGCCCGGTCGACATCGAGACCTTCGATCGCAAGAACACGGCCGGTCGCTTCGCCGACGTGATGCGCGAGGCGATGCGGCGGCGGCGCGATTCGAGCTGA
- a CDS encoding Uma2 family endonuclease, producing MQRFPGKGGIPVDERIVKPESRAEIVEGRLVFAPPSDEPHAVPHADLTYLLRAHVKPGYLVAVDMLTRAGLEQDFAPDASVYPAARDEVTGGRQLEELAFEIVNEQALATQTTKARELAGRGVRRIFVVQVKRSKALEWSRDTDAWSATPLDTIDDPCFVRPLSMKAVISAIDADEAVLRALRAKGHPVLDEVREEGREAGLARGLRIAVRDLCEAYGIPLDAPRAHRIDAMSAADLETLRITLKHARAWPE from the coding sequence ATGCAGCGCTTCCCGGGCAAGGGAGGGATCCCCGTCGACGAGCGCATCGTCAAGCCCGAGTCGCGCGCCGAGATCGTCGAAGGGAGGCTCGTCTTCGCGCCGCCCTCGGACGAGCCGCACGCGGTCCCGCACGCGGACCTCACCTACCTCCTTCGCGCGCACGTGAAGCCCGGCTACCTCGTCGCGGTGGACATGCTCACGCGCGCCGGCCTGGAGCAGGACTTCGCGCCCGACGCGAGCGTGTACCCCGCCGCGCGCGACGAGGTGACGGGGGGCCGCCAGCTCGAGGAGCTCGCGTTCGAGATCGTGAACGAGCAAGCGCTCGCGACGCAGACGACGAAGGCGCGCGAGCTCGCCGGCCGCGGCGTGCGCCGGATCTTCGTCGTCCAGGTCAAGCGCAGCAAGGCGCTGGAGTGGTCACGCGACACCGACGCGTGGTCGGCGACGCCGCTCGACACGATCGACGACCCTTGCTTCGTGCGCCCGCTCTCGATGAAGGCCGTCATCTCGGCGATCGACGCCGACGAGGCGGTGCTGCGCGCGCTCCGAGCCAAGGGCCACCCCGTCCTCGACGAGGTCCGCGAAGAGGGCCGCGAAGCAGGCCTCGCGCGCGGTCTCCGCATCGCCGTCCGCGACCTCTGCGAGGCCTACGGCATCCCGCTCGATGCCCCCCGCGCTCATCGCATCGACGCCATGAGCGCCGCCGACCTCGAGACCCTCCGCATCACACTAAAACACGCCCGCGCATGGCCGGAGTAA
- a CDS encoding SGNH/GDSL hydrolase family protein: MSLAQHSSWKIDLGAARTYRVVAYGDSIFAGYQRSIFKVARRAAPYAAGEYLAHRWGANVEVVRRTVSGALSGEIVDDIQTDRSYMADPSTRAVYFEMCGNDYLQARKRFASASGACSTTDLDNALAGCTRNMESAMTKIVANAPTAKHKAIVNLYYPGFDADDVLARCTNASGQRANVLATLLPYMARSNWRACSLAKRHGFDCVDAFAEYMGADYDSNGDGKVDSEALRFDPNESEAAYVQRITVTLRSTVKDSNRHGLTPTTTADYLFSDDTHPTYYGNTISPGTGRSVPDFTAAQIVGGKNPEWNRHGHERMGWAIAKLAPAAP, encoded by the coding sequence ATCTCGCTCGCGCAGCACTCGTCGTGGAAGATCGACCTCGGCGCCGCGCGCACGTACCGCGTCGTCGCGTACGGCGACTCGATCTTCGCCGGCTACCAGCGCTCGATCTTCAAGGTCGCGCGGCGGGCGGCGCCGTACGCGGCCGGCGAGTACCTCGCGCATCGCTGGGGCGCGAACGTCGAGGTCGTGCGGCGCACCGTGAGCGGGGCGCTCTCCGGCGAGATCGTCGACGACATCCAGACGGACCGGAGCTACATGGCCGACCCGTCGACACGCGCGGTCTACTTCGAGATGTGCGGGAACGACTACCTCCAGGCGCGGAAGCGGTTCGCGAGCGCGAGCGGCGCGTGCTCGACGACCGACCTCGACAACGCCCTCGCCGGCTGCACGCGCAACATGGAGAGCGCGATGACGAAGATCGTCGCGAACGCCCCGACCGCGAAGCACAAGGCGATCGTGAACCTCTACTACCCGGGCTTCGACGCCGACGACGTCCTCGCGCGCTGCACGAACGCGAGCGGCCAGCGCGCGAACGTCCTCGCCACGCTGCTCCCCTACATGGCGCGCTCGAACTGGCGCGCGTGCTCGCTCGCGAAGCGCCACGGCTTCGACTGCGTCGACGCGTTCGCCGAGTACATGGGCGCCGACTACGACTCGAACGGCGACGGCAAGGTCGACTCCGAGGCGCTCCGCTTCGATCCGAACGAGTCGGAGGCGGCGTACGTGCAGCGCATCACCGTCACCCTCCGCTCCACGGTGAAGGACTCGAACCGCCACGGCCTCACGCCGACCACGACCGCGGACTACCTCTTCAGCGACGACACGCACCCGACCTACTACGGCAACACGATCTCCCCCGGCACCGGCCGCAGCGTCCCCGACTTCACCGCCGCGCAGATCGTCGGCGGCAAGAACCCGGAGTGGAACCGCCACGGCCACGAGCGCATGGGCTGGGCAATCGCCAAGCTCGCGCCCGCGGCGCCCTGA
- a CDS encoding LamG domain-containing protein, translated as MSARRWFAVASSSALVGCTLLVAIDEDALTGGGPRSDGGAERDVVGPTSPPSDATDTSAPPPEVHPYVRAVLEDAPVFYLRFGEPPPADATAPQVKEEISGETIGTRSDTIRSAAGPLPDDPAIELAGGRLVLGDRLGFSARAALSIEMWLRATEAATFGHVVTKQRRPQANKTGYAVYFDDDVVAFERYAAGDGIGVVGPFSVGAPFRHVVATYDGSRMRLYLDGVVTEDKLDTRPMEVVPEPFVIGAASPTANGNVFRGVLDELALYDKALTAERISAHVTAAK; from the coding sequence GTGTCCGCGCGTCGATGGTTTGCCGTCGCGTCGTCGTCGGCGCTCGTGGGGTGCACGCTCCTCGTGGCGATCGATGAAGACGCGCTGACCGGCGGCGGCCCGCGCAGCGACGGCGGCGCGGAGCGCGACGTCGTCGGACCGACGAGCCCGCCGAGCGACGCGACGGACACGAGCGCGCCCCCGCCGGAGGTGCATCCGTACGTCCGCGCGGTGCTCGAGGACGCTCCGGTCTTCTACCTCCGGTTCGGAGAGCCGCCGCCCGCCGACGCGACCGCGCCGCAGGTGAAGGAAGAGATCAGCGGCGAGACGATCGGCACGCGCTCCGACACGATCCGCTCCGCGGCGGGCCCCCTCCCCGACGACCCCGCGATCGAGCTCGCCGGAGGACGGCTCGTGCTCGGCGACCGGCTCGGCTTCTCCGCGCGCGCGGCGCTCTCGATCGAGATGTGGCTCCGCGCGACCGAGGCCGCCACCTTCGGTCACGTCGTGACGAAGCAGCGACGGCCCCAGGCGAACAAGACGGGCTACGCGGTCTACTTCGACGACGACGTCGTCGCGTTCGAGCGGTACGCGGCCGGCGACGGCATCGGCGTCGTCGGTCCGTTCTCGGTCGGCGCGCCGTTCCGTCACGTCGTCGCGACGTACGACGGCTCGCGCATGCGCCTCTACCTCGACGGCGTCGTCACCGAGGACAAGCTCGACACGCGGCCGATGGAGGTCGTGCCCGAGCCGTTCGTCATCGGCGCCGCGAGCCCGACCGCCAACGGGAACGTCTTCCGCGGCGTCCTCGACGAGCTCGCGCTCTACGACAAGGCGCTGACGGCCGAGCGCATCAGCGCGCACGTCACCGCCGCGAAGTAG
- a CDS encoding HAD-IIIC family phosphatase, with amino-acid sequence MAAELSPAEYMKAARALKDDATAKERLTPLRLVVLSSFTTALLDAYLKVEAAKQGFYADIHHGGFNQFEQELLGDAWRAKNGEVEALVVMMRLEDLQPDVGFRVYSNEEGDAFDALSANVLGRIEATLGLFRDKGARGPALVANFLAPEARLAKLFDANQTGSLTYKVMDLNRALLEKVSARAGCHVWDYAGLVSSVGTSRWTDPRLWALARNPIAAANQPAFAQHLTRTLRGTLKPAAKCLVLDLDNTLWGGVIGDDGVAGIHLGDEHPGRAFKELQRAVLGLRDRGIVLALASKNDLATVQEALTSHPEMLIKMTDFAAVEINWERKSKNLKAIASDLNIGADSLVFFDDNPVERAEVKENLPEVIVVDVPVDPAHYVRALTELDVFDVPRLTKEDRLRAQSYQAQIERREAEATAGSLDEFLPTLNMEAEIGAWNAVQAQRITQLVGKTNQFNTTTRRLTEPELAKLHEEGLGVYWLRLTDRYGDLGLVGVFILTKEGDDAIVHSLVLSCRVANRGVEQTMVAYLAGKARAAGCKHLVGEFIPTKKNTPVIELYPRLGFEKDRVDGDLTRYRYDLARTSLVIPSYVRVREPGA; translated from the coding sequence ATGGCAGCTGAGCTCTCGCCCGCAGAGTACATGAAGGCGGCGCGTGCTTTGAAGGACGACGCGACCGCGAAAGAGCGCCTCACGCCGCTGCGGCTCGTCGTGCTCTCGAGCTTCACGACGGCGCTGCTCGACGCGTACTTGAAGGTCGAGGCCGCGAAGCAGGGCTTTTACGCCGACATCCATCACGGCGGCTTCAACCAGTTCGAGCAGGAGCTCCTCGGCGACGCGTGGCGCGCGAAGAACGGCGAGGTCGAGGCGCTCGTCGTGATGATGCGGCTCGAGGACCTCCAGCCCGACGTCGGGTTCCGCGTGTACTCGAACGAGGAGGGCGACGCGTTCGACGCGCTCTCCGCCAACGTGCTCGGCCGGATCGAGGCGACGCTCGGGCTGTTCCGCGACAAGGGCGCGCGCGGCCCCGCGCTCGTCGCCAACTTCCTCGCCCCCGAGGCGCGCCTCGCGAAGCTGTTCGACGCGAACCAGACCGGCTCGCTCACGTACAAGGTGATGGACCTGAACCGCGCGCTGCTCGAGAAGGTCTCCGCGCGCGCCGGCTGCCACGTCTGGGACTACGCGGGGCTCGTGTCGTCGGTCGGCACGTCGCGCTGGACCGATCCGCGTTTGTGGGCGCTCGCGCGGAACCCGATCGCCGCCGCGAACCAGCCTGCGTTCGCGCAGCACCTCACGCGCACGCTGCGCGGGACGCTGAAGCCGGCCGCGAAGTGCCTCGTGCTCGATCTCGACAACACGCTGTGGGGCGGCGTCATCGGCGACGACGGCGTCGCCGGCATCCACCTCGGCGACGAGCACCCCGGCCGCGCGTTCAAGGAGCTGCAGCGCGCGGTGCTGGGGCTGCGCGATCGCGGCATCGTCCTCGCGCTCGCGAGCAAGAACGACCTCGCCACGGTGCAGGAGGCGCTCACGTCGCACCCCGAGATGCTGATCAAGATGACCGACTTCGCCGCGGTCGAGATCAACTGGGAGCGGAAGAGCAAGAACCTGAAGGCGATCGCGAGCGACCTCAACATCGGCGCCGACAGCCTCGTCTTCTTCGACGACAACCCGGTCGAGCGCGCGGAGGTGAAGGAGAACCTCCCCGAGGTGATCGTCGTCGACGTGCCGGTCGACCCCGCGCACTACGTCCGCGCGCTGACCGAGCTCGACGTGTTCGACGTGCCGCGCCTCACGAAGGAGGACCGCCTCCGCGCGCAGAGCTACCAGGCGCAGATCGAGCGGCGCGAGGCGGAGGCGACCGCGGGCTCGCTCGACGAGTTCCTGCCGACGCTGAACATGGAAGCCGAGATCGGCGCCTGGAACGCGGTGCAGGCGCAGCGCATCACGCAGCTCGTCGGCAAGACGAACCAGTTCAACACGACGACGCGGCGCCTCACCGAGCCCGAGCTCGCCAAGCTCCACGAGGAAGGCCTCGGCGTCTACTGGCTGCGCCTCACCGATCGCTACGGCGACCTCGGGCTCGTCGGCGTCTTCATCCTGACGAAGGAGGGCGACGACGCGATCGTGCACAGCCTCGTGCTCTCGTGCCGCGTCGCGAACCGCGGCGTCGAGCAGACGATGGTCGCCTACCTCGCCGGCAAGGCGCGCGCGGCGGGGTGCAAGCACCTCGTCGGCGAATTCATCCCCACGAAGAAGAACACGCCCGTCATCGAGCTCTACCCGCGCCTCGGCTTCGAGAAGGACCGCGTCGACGGCGACCTCACGCGTTACCGCTACGACCTCGCGCGCACGTCGCTCGTCATTCCTTCGTATGTTCGCGTCCGCGAGCCTGGCGCGTAG
- a CDS encoding YdcF family protein: protein MFYALSKVLDVFLCPYTWGVLLLAAATPWTVRGAKRFRRRRAYGVAGLLVLVVSGMAPVPNAIMWRLERSAPSTYRAYATYDAVILLGGLVDEVSTAENGVPAYNDSVERLTTTYRLLREDKARFVVVSAGTNPELPAYGEAAVVARQLAEWGIAKERIIVEDKARNTRENALNTQAIAKERGFADVLVVTSAFHMARAAECFAAIGMAVDTLAVDYRAHARSGRDARDWIPRVDGLSDTSGTLHEVFGRLVYRLRGYGKV from the coding sequence GTGTTCTACGCGCTCTCGAAGGTGCTCGACGTCTTCTTGTGTCCGTACACCTGGGGCGTGCTGTTGCTCGCCGCCGCGACGCCGTGGACCGTGCGCGGCGCGAAGCGCTTCCGCCGCCGCCGCGCGTACGGCGTCGCGGGGCTCCTCGTGCTCGTCGTCTCCGGCATGGCGCCGGTGCCGAACGCGATCATGTGGCGCCTCGAGCGCTCCGCGCCTTCGACTTACCGCGCCTACGCGACGTACGACGCGGTCATCCTGCTCGGCGGCCTCGTCGACGAGGTGTCGACCGCCGAGAACGGCGTGCCCGCGTACAACGACAGCGTCGAGCGCCTCACCACGACATATCGCCTGCTGCGCGAGGACAAGGCGCGGTTCGTCGTCGTCTCCGCCGGTACCAACCCGGAGCTCCCCGCCTACGGCGAGGCCGCCGTCGTCGCGCGCCAGCTCGCGGAGTGGGGGATCGCGAAGGAGCGCATCATCGTCGAGGACAAGGCGCGCAACACGCGCGAGAACGCGCTGAACACGCAGGCGATCGCGAAGGAGCGCGGCTTCGCGGACGTGCTCGTGGTGACGAGCGCCTTCCACATGGCGCGCGCGGCGGAGTGCTTCGCCGCGATCGGCATGGCCGTCGACACGCTCGCGGTCGACTACCGCGCCCACGCCCGCTCCGGCCGCGACGCCCGCGACTGGATCCCGCGCGTCGACGGCCTCTCCGACACCTCGGGCACGCTCCACGAAGTGTTCGGCCGCTTGGTTTATCGGCTTCGTGGTTATGGCAAGGTCTAG
- a CDS encoding acyl carrier protein, which produces MNREERLRSALESVFGSEGLSLKDDDGPGTTPLWDSVAHLNLIMAIEAEFGVAFPTAEIPELKSLKKIRASLEKLDGS; this is translated from the coding sequence GTGAATCGAGAAGAGAGACTGCGCTCCGCGCTCGAGTCCGTGTTCGGATCGGAGGGGCTCTCGCTGAAGGACGACGACGGGCCGGGGACGACCCCGCTGTGGGACTCCGTCGCGCACCTGAACCTCATCATGGCGATCGAGGCCGAGTTCGGCGTCGCGTTCCCGACCGCGGAGATACCCGAGCTAAAGTCCCTCAAGAAGATCCGCGCCTCTCTGGAAAAGCTCGATGGCAGCTGA